Proteins encoded together in one Polaribacter reichenbachii window:
- a CDS encoding FeoA family protein, whose product MSTIATLNIGEIGYISEESLDFIPLKLLEMGCLPGAEVKLVQIAPLKDPLYICVNGSHLAIRKETASQIQILKANN is encoded by the coding sequence TTGAGCACAATTGCAACTTTAAATATTGGTGAAATAGGTTATATTTCTGAAGAATCGTTAGATTTTATTCCTTTAAAATTATTAGAAATGGGCTGTTTGCCTGGAGCAGAAGTTAAATTGGTTCAAATTGCACCATTAAAAGACCCGCTTTATATTTGTGTAAATGGTAGTCATTTAGCAATTAGAAAAGAAACAGCAAGTCAAATTCAAATTCTTAAAGCAAATAATTAA
- a CDS encoding SCO family protein — MDFKFFKKSKSTLIFLIVFSAVSLPVFYHLLKADKKLKVYSPADVNPSLVDASIKHITKDHTIANFELTNQNGEIITNKNYENKIYVADFFFTRCTNICIAMAYNMSELQDFYKNDNDIMFLSHSVTPTIDSVSVLKEYAINKGVIDGKWNVTTGSKKHIYELARKSYFAVIEDGDGGENDFIHTEQFVLIDKQRRIRGFYDGTEKKDMEKLKQDVALLKEEYSTK, encoded by the coding sequence ATGGATTTTAAATTCTTCAAAAAAAGTAAATCAACATTAATTTTTTTAATTGTTTTTTCAGCAGTTTCTCTACCAGTTTTTTATCATTTATTAAAAGCCGATAAAAAATTAAAAGTCTATAGCCCAGCTGATGTAAACCCAAGTTTAGTAGATGCTTCTATTAAACATATAACCAAAGATCATACAATTGCCAATTTTGAATTAACCAATCAAAATGGAGAAATTATCACCAATAAAAATTATGAAAATAAGATTTATGTAGCAGATTTCTTTTTTACTCGTTGCACCAATATTTGTATCGCAATGGCTTATAATATGAGTGAACTACAAGATTTCTATAAGAATGATAATGATATTATGTTTTTATCTCATTCTGTAACTCCTACAATAGATAGCGTTTCTGTTTTAAAAGAATATGCAATTAATAAAGGTGTTATTGATGGCAAATGGAATGTTACAACAGGTTCTAAAAAACATATTTACGAATTAGCAAGAAAAAGTTATTTTGCAGTAATTGAAGATGGTGATGGAGGAGAAAATGATTTTATACACACAGAACAATTTGTACTAATTGATAAACAAAGACGCATTCGCGGATTTTATGATGGCACAGAAAAAAAGGATATGGAAAAATTAAAACAAGATGTTGCTTTATTAAAAGAAGAATATAGCACTAAATAA
- the rseP gene encoding RIP metalloprotease RseP yields the protein MEILIKASQFILSLSLLIVLHELGHFIPAKLFKTRVEKFYLFFDYKFSLIKKKVGETVYGIGWIPLGGYVKISGMIDESMDTEQMKQPAQPWEFRSKPAWQRLIIMLGGVFVNFVLGIFIYIMLMYAYGEKYLPNENVKDGIWVQDSLAINLGLQTGDKILTIDGSKIKKFSGLTLEFINGNNFQIERNGIVIDKEIPTDFISQLMDRGKDAGAFLYPRYPFAIGKVSEDSPNIDSELKAKDIITAINGNALKYYDQAEQVLSNYKGQEVTATVKRGTETKDIQLKITDEGKIGVVFAGLKYKDLEKLGYYDLADIEYTFAEAIPAGWNKSWKTLTDYVKQLKKIFNPSTGAYKGLGGFISIGSIFPDEWSAESFWNITAFLSIMLGFMNLLPIPALDGGHVVFTLWEMITGKKPGDKFLEYAQVVGFILLVALLLFANGNDIFRLFK from the coding sequence ATGGAAATATTAATAAAAGCATCGCAATTTATATTAAGTTTATCTTTATTAATTGTTTTGCACGAATTGGGGCACTTTATCCCTGCAAAATTATTTAAAACAAGAGTAGAAAAATTCTATCTATTTTTTGATTATAAATTTTCTTTAATTAAGAAAAAAGTTGGTGAAACTGTTTATGGTATTGGCTGGATTCCTTTAGGAGGTTATGTAAAAATCTCTGGAATGATTGATGAAAGTATGGATACTGAACAAATGAAACAACCTGCACAACCTTGGGAGTTTCGTTCTAAACCAGCTTGGCAGCGTTTAATTATTATGCTTGGTGGAGTTTTCGTAAACTTTGTTTTAGGTATTTTTATTTACATTATGTTAATGTATGCTTATGGCGAAAAATATTTACCAAACGAAAATGTAAAAGATGGAATTTGGGTACAAGATTCTTTAGCAATCAATTTAGGCCTACAAACTGGTGATAAAATTCTAACGATAGATGGTTCTAAAATTAAAAAATTCTCTGGTTTAACTTTAGAGTTTATCAACGGAAATAATTTTCAAATTGAAAGAAATGGGATTGTAATTGATAAAGAAATCCCTACAGATTTTATTTCACAGTTAATGGATAGAGGTAAAGATGCAGGTGCATTTTTATATCCACGTTATCCTTTTGCAATTGGTAAAGTTTCAGAAGATTCACCAAATATAGACTCAGAGCTTAAAGCTAAAGATATTATTACTGCTATAAATGGTAATGCTTTAAAGTATTATGATCAAGCAGAACAAGTATTATCTAATTACAAAGGACAAGAAGTTACTGCTACCGTAAAAAGGGGAACTGAAACAAAAGACATACAACTAAAAATTACTGATGAAGGTAAAATAGGGGTTGTTTTTGCTGGATTAAAATACAAGGATTTAGAAAAATTGGGGTATTATGATTTGGCTGATATAGAATATACTTTTGCTGAAGCAATACCTGCTGGCTGGAACAAATCTTGGAAAACCTTAACCGATTACGTTAAACAACTAAAGAAAATATTTAACCCAAGTACAGGAGCCTATAAAGGTTTAGGTGGTTTTATTTCTATTGGCAGTATTTTTCCTGATGAATGGAGTGCAGAATCTTTCTGGAATATTACAGCTTTCTTATCTATTATGCTTGGTTTTATGAACTTATTACCAATTCCGGCTTTAGATGGTGGTCACGTTGTTTTTACGCTTTGGGAAATGATTACAGGTAAAAAACCAGGTGATAAATTTTTAGAATATGCGCAAGTAGTTGGTTTTATTTTATTAGTTGCTTTATTACTATTTGCAAATGGTAATGATATTTTTAGATTATTTAAATAA
- a CDS encoding RagB/SusD family nutrient uptake outer membrane protein, with protein MLRKINLLILGILVVFVTGCSEDFLETTPTDSISEGDAFASVNNMFLVLNGLHRQMYAQNPLSGTASSRSGQSHFMPSLDAMGGDMIHSSPGNGWMTSDLRWLTHTNATFTTVNNFWYERYHFVATANNLINLIADNGYETTDPDIRNILGQAYAYRAWAYHQLVSTFAKGYLVGSPSTDPGVPLLLVAGAPYTSEPRSTVQVVYDQINSDIANSISFFNGASSPDNKSHLSINAAQGIKARVDLTQGRWSEAATAAAAARDGFPLLSESAWLSGFNSASLSEVIWAGTVIDSETNYYQSYFYYISPTFNGSQNRTNPKLINKEAYDAIPDTDFRINMALPLAPNTNSSASNGLGGSYVTDPNYDNEDDFWDAWEAIIDEYGMTTGHNTHPYMAVKFLQANPGGIDPDDVIYMRSAEMYLIEAEAKAMLSDISGAQAVLQVFGSSRDSAYDATAFATQDALIDHIKWQRAVELYGEGFSFHDHIRWDEGIDMTNSGASETLYRDGFMQDKPSVNDAWIWKIPQAEIDANPNLTEADQN; from the coding sequence ATGTTACGAAAAATAAACCTATTAATTTTAGGGATACTAGTAGTTTTTGTTACCGGTTGTTCGGAAGATTTTCTTGAGACAACACCAACAGATTCTATATCAGAAGGAGACGCTTTTGCAAGTGTAAATAATATGTTTTTGGTACTTAATGGTTTGCATAGACAAATGTATGCACAGAATCCATTATCAGGTACAGCTTCAAGTAGAAGTGGTCAAAGTCACTTTATGCCGTCTTTAGATGCTATGGGTGGTGATATGATTCACTCATCTCCAGGTAATGGATGGATGACTAGTGATTTACGTTGGTTAACACACACCAATGCTACTTTTACAACTGTTAATAATTTTTGGTATGAGCGTTACCACTTTGTGGCTACTGCAAACAATTTAATAAATTTAATTGCGGATAACGGATATGAAACAACAGATCCAGATATTAGAAATATTCTTGGTCAAGCATATGCATACAGAGCTTGGGCTTATCATCAATTAGTATCTACTTTTGCTAAAGGTTATTTAGTAGGTTCTCCATCTACAGATCCTGGTGTTCCATTATTATTAGTTGCAGGTGCACCATATACAAGTGAACCTAGATCTACTGTACAAGTAGTATATGATCAAATTAATTCTGATATTGCTAATTCAATTAGCTTTTTTAACGGAGCTTCAAGCCCTGATAATAAATCTCACTTATCTATTAACGCTGCACAAGGTATTAAAGCAAGAGTAGATTTAACACAAGGTAGATGGTCAGAAGCTGCAACGGCTGCTGCTGCTGCACGTGATGGTTTTCCATTATTATCAGAAAGTGCTTGGCTTTCAGGTTTCAACTCAGCAAGTTTGTCTGAAGTAATTTGGGCTGGTACTGTAATTGATTCTGAAACAAATTATTATCAATCTTATTTTTATTATATTTCACCAACTTTCAATGGAAGTCAGAATAGAACAAATCCTAAGTTGATTAATAAAGAGGCTTACGATGCTATACCAGATACAGACTTTAGAATTAATATGGCATTACCTTTAGCGCCAAATACTAATTCTTCTGCTTCTAATGGTTTAGGAGGTAGTTACGTTACAGATCCTAATTATGATAATGAAGATGATTTTTGGGATGCTTGGGAAGCGATAATTGATGAATATGGTATGACAACTGGTCATAACACACACCCTTATATGGCTGTTAAATTTTTACAGGCTAATCCTGGAGGAATTGACCCTGATGATGTTATCTATATGAGATCTGCTGAAATGTATTTAATTGAAGCTGAAGCTAAAGCAATGTTATCAGATATTTCTGGTGCACAAGCAGTATTACAAGTATTTGGATCTAGTAGAGATTCTGCTTATGATGCTACAGCATTCGCTACTCAAGATGCTTTAATAGATCATATTAAATGGCAAAGAGCTGTTGAGCTTTATGGTGAAGGATTTAGTTTCCATGATCACATTCGTTGGGATGAAGGTATCGATATGACGAATTCAGGTGCATCTGAAACTTTATATAGAGATGGATTTATGCAAGATAAACCTTCTGTAAATGATGCTTGGATTTGGAAAATTCCACAGGCAGAAATTGATGCTAACCCGAACTTAACAGAAGCAGATCAAAACTAA
- a CDS encoding SusC/RagA family TonB-linked outer membrane protein produces MKQINKKALLLVFLLGVITSISAQKLSVTGTVSDDSGILPGVSILIKGTSTGTETDFDGKYKISAAKGDVLVFRYLGYQTVEKTVGNSTTINVSMLEDSSVLEEVIVVAYGTTTKEAFTGSANVVGEKELALRTVTNPIAAIEGKATGVQFIAASGQPGSSPEIVIRGVGTLNGTTDPLYIVDGMQFDGDLSAINQDDIASMTVLKDAASTSLYGSRAANGVVIITTKKGKNGKLSVNASTQYSVITRAIDNYETVGAKSYYELMWEAYKNTLSGTDVAAQASATIFNQLGYNPFDVANDQIVGTDGKINPNANLKYQSLNWFDYLERTGSRENHSVNVASGGDKYNVFYSASFLKEKGYVIESDFERVTNRINADFKPTENISIGGSAYITTTESHGPTSGGSSSIVNPFSWATDLGPIYPVYQVDNNGAIINDASGNPLYDLGEGYPDYNIQTRPYNPGRHGIAELILNEDVNRLNLYGFRNYLEIGILDGLKAKVTYGRDIQDNITKGYENEIVGDGAPTGRYSEDRYRRVIENFTQLLTYGKSFNEVHNLDVTLGHESMDRNFSAMGGIANTQTATGIYEFDNFAAGDNVDGSTTEHKIEGYFARLNYNFDSKYYLSASVRRDGTSRFAKDARWGTFYSVGGSWRIDQEKFMENVSFVDRLKLRASYGEIGNERIGSYYASQALYEILPNAGTPGIFWSTTGNTLLEWENQISWDVALEFGLFNNLIDGSVEFYKKTSKDLLYNLPIPISEGLNEAPTNIGDIYNQGIEVGLTGHLIKSSDFNWDLTVQASTLKNEITKLDSPADNGSKRWEVGKSRYDFYIYHFAGVDPDNGDALYYMFEDDLEAGTRVPVLNADGTQSTTNDYQAAGEAYTGDSSIPDLIGSVSNSFSYKQFSLDFLFTFGLGGKILDGGYSNVMHAGTFGRSLHVDAENAWRNPGDITDVPRLENGNPNQTIAGSTRFLTDASYLALRNVNLGYNLNKSVAEKLGLSNLRLSLSGENLFINAKRKGINPQYNLAGTQSGNDFNPSRVISMGLNLSF; encoded by the coding sequence ATGAAACAAATTAACAAAAAAGCGTTGTTGTTGGTATTTCTCTTGGGAGTAATTACTTCAATTAGTGCACAAAAATTGTCAGTTACGGGAACTGTTTCTGATGATTCTGGGATTTTACCAGGAGTAAGTATTTTGATTAAAGGTACTTCTACTGGTACGGAAACTGATTTTGATGGAAAATATAAAATTTCAGCTGCAAAAGGTGATGTTTTAGTTTTTCGTTATTTAGGCTACCAAACAGTTGAGAAAACTGTAGGGAATTCTACGACTATTAATGTATCTATGTTAGAAGATAGTAGTGTCTTAGAAGAAGTAATTGTTGTTGCTTATGGTACAACTACTAAAGAAGCTTTTACAGGTTCTGCCAATGTTGTTGGTGAAAAAGAGTTAGCGCTTAGAACTGTAACTAACCCAATTGCTGCCATAGAAGGTAAAGCAACAGGTGTACAATTTATTGCAGCTTCTGGTCAGCCAGGTTCTTCACCAGAGATTGTAATTCGTGGTGTTGGTACGCTTAATGGTACAACAGATCCTTTATATATTGTTGATGGAATGCAATTTGATGGTGACCTAAGTGCTATTAATCAAGATGATATTGCTTCTATGACAGTATTAAAAGATGCGGCATCTACTTCTTTATATGGTTCTAGAGCAGCAAATGGTGTTGTTATTATTACGACTAAAAAAGGTAAAAATGGTAAGTTGTCTGTAAATGCATCAACTCAGTACAGTGTAATAACTAGAGCAATCGATAATTATGAAACTGTAGGTGCTAAGTCTTACTACGAATTAATGTGGGAAGCATACAAGAATACTTTAAGCGGTACAGATGTTGCTGCTCAAGCTTCTGCAACTATTTTTAATCAATTAGGTTATAATCCTTTTGATGTTGCTAACGATCAAATTGTTGGTACTGATGGTAAAATAAACCCTAATGCTAATCTTAAATATCAATCTTTAAACTGGTTCGATTATTTAGAAAGAACTGGTTCTAGAGAAAATCATTCTGTAAATGTAGCTTCAGGAGGTGATAAATATAATGTATTTTACTCTGCTTCATTTTTAAAAGAAAAAGGTTATGTAATCGAAAGTGATTTCGAAAGAGTTACCAATAGAATTAATGCAGATTTTAAACCAACTGAAAATATTTCTATTGGAGGTAGTGCTTATATTACTACAACAGAATCTCACGGACCAACAAGTGGAGGTTCTAGTTCAATTGTTAATCCATTTAGCTGGGCAACAGATTTGGGTCCTATTTATCCTGTTTATCAGGTAGATAATAATGGTGCAATTATTAATGATGCGTCTGGTAATCCATTATACGATTTAGGTGAAGGATACCCAGATTACAATATTCAAACAAGACCATATAACCCAGGTAGACATGGTATTGCTGAGTTAATTTTAAATGAAGATGTAAATAGATTAAATCTTTATGGATTTAGAAATTATTTAGAAATCGGAATTTTAGATGGTTTAAAAGCTAAAGTAACTTATGGTAGAGATATTCAAGATAACATCACTAAAGGTTACGAAAATGAAATTGTAGGTGATGGTGCGCCAACAGGTAGATATAGTGAAGATAGATATAGAAGAGTTATTGAGAACTTTACGCAATTATTAACTTATGGTAAATCTTTTAATGAAGTTCATAACCTAGATGTTACTTTAGGTCATGAAAGTATGGATAGAAACTTTTCTGCTATGGGTGGTATTGCTAATACTCAAACTGCAACAGGTATTTATGAGTTTGACAACTTTGCTGCTGGAGATAACGTAGATGGTAGTACAACAGAACATAAAATTGAAGGGTATTTTGCAAGGTTAAACTATAACTTTGATAGCAAATATTATTTAAGTGCTTCTGTAAGAAGAGATGGTACTTCTAGGTTTGCTAAAGATGCTAGATGGGGAACTTTTTATTCAGTAGGTGGTTCTTGGAGAATAGATCAAGAAAAATTTATGGAAAATGTATCTTTTGTAGATAGATTAAAATTAAGAGCTTCTTATGGAGAAATAGGTAATGAAAGAATTGGTAGTTACTATGCATCTCAAGCTTTATATGAAATTTTACCAAACGCAGGTACTCCTGGTATCTTTTGGAGTACTACAGGTAATACTCTTTTAGAATGGGAAAACCAAATTAGTTGGGATGTTGCTTTAGAATTTGGCTTGTTTAATAATTTAATTGATGGTTCTGTTGAGTTTTACAAAAAAACATCAAAAGATTTATTATACAATTTACCTATTCCAATCTCAGAAGGTTTAAATGAAGCGCCAACGAATATTGGAGATATTTACAATCAAGGTATTGAAGTAGGTTTAACAGGTCACTTAATTAAATCTAGTGATTTTAATTGGGATTTAACTGTACAAGCTTCTACTTTAAAGAATGAGATTACAAAATTAGATAGCCCTGCAGATAATGGTTCTAAACGTTGGGAAGTTGGTAAATCTAGATATGATTTTTATATTTATCATTTTGCAGGAGTAGATCCAGATAATGGAGATGCACTTTACTATATGTTCGAAGATGATTTAGAAGCAGGAACTAGAGTACCAGTTTTAAACGCAGATGGTACACAATCAACTACAAACGATTATCAAGCAGCAGGTGAAGCATATACCGGAGATAGTAGTATACCAGATTTAATAGGTTCAGTTTCTAACTCTTTTAGTTACAAACAATTTTCTTTAGATTTCTTATTCACATTTGGTCTTGGAGGTAAAATCTTAGATGGTGGTTACTCTAACGTAATGCATGCCGGTACTTTTGGTAGATCATTACATGTAGATGCAGAAAATGCTTGGAGAAATCCAGGAGATATTACTGATGTTCCTCGTTTAGAAAATGGTAACCCAAATCAAACTATTGCTGGTTCTACTCGTTTTTTAACTGATGCTTCTTATTTAGCATTAAGAAATGTAAACTTAGGTTATAATTTAAACAAAAGTGTAGCAGAAAAATTAGGTTTATCTAATTTACGTCTTTCTCTTTCTGGAGAAAATTTATTTATCAATGCTAAAAGAAAAGGGATCAATCCTCAATATAACTTAGCAGGTACTCAAAGTGGAAATGACTTTAATCCTTCTAGAGTTATTAGTATGGGGTTAAACTTATCTTTCTAA
- the serA gene encoding phosphoglycerate dehydrogenase, whose protein sequence is MITTKRNYIFDFDSTLTRVEALDVLAEITLENNPKKDEIIQQIIDITNLGIDGEISFTESLERRIKLLEANKSDLDGLITALKKQVSKSIESNKEFFEDFAEDIYVISCGFKEFIDPIVAEYNIPSERVFANTFEFDADGKIVSFDANNPLSQHNGKIKCLSDMNLEGEIQVIGDGYSDYVTREAGVADKFFAYTENVSRDKTTKNADHIAPNLDEFLYVNKLPRNISYPKNRIKILLLENVHPDAFAKLSKDGFSVETVSKSLSEDELIEKIKDVHVLGIRSKTQVTQKVVDAAEKLMVVSAFCIGTKQINLEACKERGVVVFNAPYSNTRSVVELAIGEIIMLMRSVFQRSTEIHNGQWQKTAAGSREVRGKKLGIVGYGNIGKQLSVLAEALGMDVYYYDVEDKLSLGNATKMDSLEELLAISDAVSLHVDDNSANKNFFGEKEISQMKDGAVLVNLARGFVVDIPALVAALKSKKLAGAAIDVYPSEPRKNGEFETELRGLDNVILTPHVGGSTEEAQRDIADFVPSKIMAYINSGNTVDAVNFPNIRLPRQTNAHRFLHIHKNVPGVMAEINRILAKYELNINGQYLSTDPKVGYVITDLDKEYNKEVIDELREVDGTIKFRVLY, encoded by the coding sequence ATGATTACTACAAAAAGAAATTACATTTTCGACTTTGACAGCACCTTAACTCGTGTTGAAGCTTTAGATGTTTTAGCAGAAATTACGCTAGAGAATAACCCTAAGAAAGACGAAATTATTCAGCAAATTATAGATATTACCAATTTAGGAATTGATGGTGAAATCTCTTTTACAGAATCTTTAGAAAGAAGAATTAAGTTATTAGAAGCCAATAAATCTGATTTAGATGGTTTAATAACAGCTTTAAAGAAGCAAGTTTCTAAATCTATAGAAAGTAATAAAGAGTTTTTCGAAGATTTTGCAGAAGATATTTATGTAATTTCCTGTGGATTTAAAGAATTTATAGACCCTATTGTAGCAGAATACAATATACCATCAGAAAGAGTGTTTGCTAATACTTTTGAATTTGATGCTGATGGAAAAATTGTTAGTTTTGATGCTAACAACCCATTATCACAACATAATGGGAAAATCAAGTGTTTAAGTGATATGAACCTTGAAGGAGAAATACAAGTAATTGGAGATGGTTATAGCGATTATGTAACTAGAGAAGCTGGTGTAGCCGATAAGTTTTTTGCATACACAGAAAATGTTTCTAGAGATAAAACCACAAAAAACGCAGACCATATTGCTCCAAATTTAGATGAATTTTTATACGTTAACAAGTTGCCAAGAAATATAAGTTACCCAAAGAACAGAATTAAGATTTTATTATTAGAAAACGTACATCCAGATGCTTTTGCAAAGTTGTCTAAAGATGGTTTTTCTGTAGAAACCGTTTCTAAAAGTTTATCAGAAGATGAATTGATAGAAAAAATAAAAGATGTGCACGTTTTAGGTATTCGATCTAAAACACAAGTTACTCAAAAAGTAGTAGATGCTGCAGAAAAGTTAATGGTAGTTAGTGCATTTTGTATAGGAACAAAACAAATTAATTTAGAGGCTTGTAAAGAACGAGGAGTCGTAGTTTTTAATGCACCTTATAGTAATACGCGTTCTGTAGTAGAATTAGCAATTGGAGAAATTATTATGCTAATGCGTTCTGTTTTTCAAAGAAGTACAGAAATACATAATGGGCAATGGCAAAAAACTGCTGCAGGTTCTAGAGAAGTGCGTGGTAAAAAATTAGGTATTGTAGGTTATGGTAATATTGGTAAGCAATTATCAGTTTTAGCAGAAGCTTTAGGTATGGATGTTTATTATTATGATGTAGAAGATAAATTATCTTTAGGGAATGCTACAAAAATGGATTCTTTAGAAGAACTTTTAGCTATTTCTGATGCAGTTAGTTTACATGTTGATGATAATTCAGCAAATAAAAACTTCTTTGGCGAAAAAGAAATTTCTCAGATGAAAGATGGTGCTGTGTTGGTAAACCTAGCACGTGGTTTTGTTGTTGATATTCCTGCTTTGGTAGCTGCGTTAAAGAGTAAAAAGTTAGCAGGTGCTGCTATTGATGTATATCCTTCTGAGCCAAGAAAAAATGGTGAGTTTGAAACAGAATTAAGAGGTTTAGATAATGTTATATTAACACCTCATGTTGGTGGTAGTACAGAAGAAGCGCAAAGAGATATTGCAGATTTTGTACCAAGTAAAATCATGGCTTATATTAATTCTGGTAATACTGTAGATGCTGTGAATTTTCCTAATATTCGTTTGCCAAGACAAACGAATGCACATCGTTTTTTACATATCCATAAAAATGTTCCAGGAGTAATGGCAGAAATCAATAGAATTTTAGCAAAATATGAACTGAATATTAACGGTCAATATTTATCTACAGATCCTAAAGTTGGTTATGTTATAACAGACCTTGATAAGGAGTATAATAAAGAGGTTATAGACGAGTTACGTGAGGTAGATGGTACAATTAAATTTAGGGTATTGTATTAA